CGGATACAGTCCATCGATTCTCGAACAGCGCCCACAGGAGTCCCGCCCAGAAGCAGCCGATGATGTTGACGGCCGCCGTCCCCCAGGGAAAGGCAGCGCCGGTGAGATTCTGGACCAGTCCGGCCAGGGCGTAGCGGGCGACAGTGCCGAGCGCTCCCGCCAGAGCGAGCCAGGCGATCTTCTGAATCATCCGATATCCTCGTCTTCGTTGGTCGATCGGGTCACGTCAACGTTCTCGAGCGTTCGTTTGAATTGTACGATTCGAAATGTCTCTGAGAAGCCTATGTGCGAAAAGAACTTCTGAGCCAGTACGTTTTCGAGATCGGCATCGGCCGCCATGTCACGGCAACCACGTGCACGAAACCAGTCTGCCGCGAAGTCGATCATGTTGCGACCCTCTCCCTTACCTCGATACGGCGGCTCAAGATAGAGGGCTTCGACATACCCCACCGGGCCGCCGAGGCAGCCGTCCACGAAGTTTCGCAGCGACACCTCCATCAATCCCACGTGCTCGCCTTCCTCTGTAGTACCGAGAAAGGCTGTCGCCTCAGGTGAGGAATGGATCAAGTCCATCTCCTCGCGATGGTGGTCACGATCGAGATCCGCAAACAGTTTCTGTCGAAGCTGCAGCCAGTCGGGGAATCGGTCGGATGTGATCTCAAGGAGTTTCATAGTCAATAGTCAAGCTCGCATGCTCAAGTGTCGTTGTCATCAGAATGCCCGGGGTCTACATCGCTTCGTCAAATTCGTCCCGGTACCTGGCCACGCCCACGACTCCGCTCATCTTCCGCTCATCGAGAATGATTGCCATGAACGCCTCGTCCGGCACTCCGGCCCACTGGCAGATCAGTCCAAACTCGGAAGCCGGACGAAAGCCGAACCGCGGATAGTATGCCGGATGGCCGAGCACAATCACGAACGGACATCCGGACCTCCGCAATTGCTCCAGTCCGGTCTCGACGAGACTCGAACCGACCCCCTGTCGCTGTGACCGGGATTCGACCGCCATCGGTGCCAGGCCCATTCCTACTACGTCGCCACCGACCGACACCACTGTGGCCGGACTGAAGAGGATGTGCCCTACGACACGACCATCTTGCTCCGCAACGAGCGACAGTGCGGAACTACATGCTTCGCGAATGGCTTCGACGATATCGGCTTCATCAGGTCCATCAAAAGCCACTTTGTTTAGCGCACGGATCGCCGATGCGTCTGCGGGTTCTTCGTTTCGAATTGTGACCGGGGGAGTACGAATCATGGTGAGGCTACGGCGTCAACATCTCGGTGGAATCAGCCCGAACCTTGCAGGCTCGGCAACCAGGCCTCTGCAATCGCAATCGTTGCCGGAATCCAGTCCACTGCGGCGTGTACCAGTATTGGTGCAGTAAGATTGTAGCGAGAGCGGATAAACAGCAGACCAATAATAACACCACCTGGCACTCCGTTCGCAAACGCGAGCTGCACAGCATGTCCCAGATCCCCTGCACTTGGCCAGGCTGCATTCAGATAGGCATAGGGTACGTGGTACAACGAGAAGGCGATCGTCGCGACGAGTACACCCACTGTGTTGGAACCCGTTCGTTCGGTCACGCTGCGCTGGATCAATCCTCGGAAGAAGACTTCTTCGGTAAACGCCGCCGTCACCATTATGAGGAGGAATGCGGTTGGTACGAGCCACACTGCATGAGATGAACTGAGGATCGGATCGAGAGCGGCTCTCTGACGGCGATTCATTAATTGGACGATCTGTAGCGCGAGAACCAGGACTACTGCAATCGCCATACCCTGGCGGGGTGGAGGCCAGAAGAGTCCGACCTTTTTGAGCGTGGCCTTTGCACCGAATTCTGGATCTGATCGACGACGTGTGTACCAGAGTCCGAGTAACGGAATGAGGACGAGGGTACCCCAGTGCGCGAGTTCACCTTCCTGGTGAAAGAAGAGATAGATGAGATACAGAACAAAGTAGACAAGAAGCCACGCTGCCGGATTGCGGACCTGGGAGGTCGTGGCGTCTTCCAACACTCACACCGTGCGTCTGGTAACTGGCGTGGCCTGCGGTGCAGTAACAAGACGGGTTTCGGCGGCTGAATTGTCGGGGCCCTGACATCTCCTGTGGGTCAGGTTATCCGGCTGATTCGGAGTCCTCCGTGCGTCGACGCAACAGACATCGTAATTTGTGCCGATGAACATCTCCGCCATTATTCTCGGCCTCCTTCTCGTCCAACAGGTACCGGGTGACCACAGTGGGCGCTCGGGGCAGATCAATATCGTCGTTCCGAGA
This genomic stretch from Rhodothermales bacterium harbors:
- a CDS encoding N-acetyltransferase, with product MIRTPPVTIRNEEPADASAIRALNKVAFDGPDEADIVEAIREACSSALSLVAEQDGRVVGHILFSPATVVSVGGDVVGMGLAPMAVESRSQRQGVGSSLVETGLEQLRRSGCPFVIVLGHPAYYPRFGFRPASEFGLICQWAGVPDEAFMAIILDERKMSGVVGVARYRDEFDEAM
- a CDS encoding chromosome condensation protein CrcB, which encodes MIQKIAWLALAGALGTVARYALAGLVQNLTGAAFPWGTAAVNIIGCFWAGLLWALFENRWTVS
- a CDS encoding GNAT family N-acetyltransferase, translating into MKLLEITSDRFPDWLQLRQKLFADLDRDHHREEMDLIHSSPEATAFLGTTEEGEHVGLMEVSLRNFVDGCLGGPVGYVEALYLEPPYRGKGEGRNMIDFAADWFRARGCRDMAADADLENVLAQKFFSHIGFSETFRIVQFKRTLENVDVTRSTNEDEDIG
- a CDS encoding CPBP family intramembrane metalloprotease; this encodes MLEDATTSQVRNPAAWLLVYFVLYLIYLFFHQEGELAHWGTLVLIPLLGLWYTRRRSDPEFGAKATLKKVGLFWPPPRQGMAIAVVLVLALQIVQLMNRRQRAALDPILSSSHAVWLVPTAFLLIMVTAAFTEEVFFRGLIQRSVTERTGSNTVGVLVATIAFSLYHVPYAYLNAAWPSAGDLGHAVQLAFANGVPGGVIIGLLFIRSRYNLTAPILVHAAVDWIPATIAIAEAWLPSLQGSG